CCTGCCATCTTCGCCCTTGACGGTATCGCGGCAGATCAGGCCGTTCTCGCGGATCTCCACCGGTGCTTTGCAGAAGCGGAAGCCCACGCCCTCCAGCTTTGCATAGCTCACCTCGTATTCGGAAGCACTGATGCAGCTCTCGTCGCGGCGGGCATAGCAGGTGACGTGGCGGGCACCGTTGCGGATGGCGGTGCGGGCGCAGTCCATGGCAGAGTTGCCCACGCCGATCACGGCAATATCATCGCCCAGACGGAACGCCTTGGAGTTTGCCAGATAGTCGATGCCAAAGGCCACATTGCCCAGCGTCTCGCCCTTGATATGCATGGCGTTTGCCTTCCACAGACCGGCACCGATGAACACGCTCTTGTAGCCGTCGCGGAACAGATCATCGATGGTGATGGTCTTGCCGATGGTGGTGTTGGGCCGCACCTTGATGCCCTTCAGCTCCAGATGGCGGTACTGGAAATCGTCCAGCACGCTGTCCGGCAGGCGATAGTTGGGGATGCCGTAGCGCATGACGCCGCCGATCTTATCCCGGGCATCAAAGATGGTCACATCGTAGCCCCAGCGTGCCAGCAGCACCGCAATGGTCAGGCCCGCCGGGCCGGAGCCAACGACTGCCGCCTTCATGCCATTTTTGGGGGCAGGGCCGGCGGTCATTTTGTTGGCGTAGGTCGTGGAAATGTAGTCCTCAATAATGGAGAAGTGCACCGGGTCGTGGCTGGGCATCCGGTTGCGCACGCAGTGGCCCTCGCACTGGTTCTCGTGGTTGCACACCAACGCACAAACGGTGGTCAGCGGGTTATTCTCAAACAGCATCCTGCCAGCTTCGTCCATCTGGTTTGCCTTGAGCAGCCGAATGACCTCCGGGATGTTGGTGTGGATGGGGCAGCCCTGCTGGCACAGCGGCTTTTTGCAGCCCAGACAGCGGTTGGCTTCGTCCAGAACGTGAAGTGCCATGAAGTTTCCTCCTTATTGCGTGCAGTTTTCTGATTTCATTCTCGTTTGTTGTATCCAACATTGCATTGTTCTAATCATACACCACAAACCGTCCGGGCACAAGTGTTTCTGCATAAAATTTTTTCGATTATTTTTTGTCAATTCGTCAAAAAGATAATTTTTTGACGATATACTCCCCCCATCGGCCCGGGCACCCGGCGGCACAGTGCGCCAAAATCGCTGGCTCCTGCCTGTGCCGCCGCCATGCGGGCGCAGGCATCGTTTTCTTTTTCCAGCTTTGCCATCGAGTGGCTCAGCGGCAGGGATGCATGCTTCAGCAGCACAAGTGCTTCCCGCCTTGCCCCCAGCAAATGCAGATAAGGCGGCAGGGCAGGCACGGTCTCCGCCGCATAGCCCAGTGCCGCATCCATGGCAAGGCGGCGCATCCGGGCCCGGGGGTAACGCACAGTGGTCAGCGCGTCCAGCAGCTGGGGCAGGCCGGTGCAGCTGCGCACGGCGTTCTCCAACCGGTGGTCCAACCCTCGGAAACGCCCCGCACTGCGGCAAAAGGTTCCGGTCGTGCACAGGCCGCCCGCAGCAGAGCCAGCTCACACCGGCCCGCAGCGGCATAGTCGGTATACATTCCGTCGATTTCCGCTTTTTTATACAGCTCCAGTGCTTTTTCCGGCACATACGGAGTCAGCGCATCCGCGCCCTGCTCTGCCCAGAGGGCGCGCAGCGCGCTGGCACTGGCAAACTGTGCGTGGCCGCTTTCGGCAAGGGCCTGCCCGTGGCCCGCCCCCACGCGGGGCAGCGGCACCGGGGTCATGGGTGCCTCCTGTTCCAGAATGGCCTTGCAGTATTCCACTGCCAGATTGTTGTTGGGCTTATCCAACAGCGCGGCCAGTGCCGTGCCAGGGCAGAGCGCTTCCACCGCCGCTTGCCGCGCCGCCGCAAAGCTGCGGGCACCGGCTGCAAGCCGGCGCTTCAGCTCGGTGCGGTAGGCCTCGCTGTTCAGTACCCGGGCAGCTTCCATCAGCAGGGCTGCGTCCGGCGTCTCTGCCCCGAACACCAGCGCATCGCACCCGGCGGCGGCAAGGATGCGCACCCCCGCCCGGGCAAAAGCCTCTGCCCCCGCACAGGCACAGGGCGCAGGCAGGGCAAATATCAGATCTGCCCCGCACTGCAGGGCGGCCTGCACCCGCACCGCTTCCGGCAGCAGAGGCAGTGCGCCGCGCTGGGTCAGCCCGCAGCTCATGGCCACCGCCACATGCTGTGCTCCCAGCGCTTTTGCCTGCGCCAGCTGCCATGCATGGCCGTTGTGAAAGGGGTCGTACTCTGCAATGATACCGGCAAATTTCATAGATAAGCTCCTCTGCAGGGCTGCTGCGCCCTCGGAAAGATTGTTAAATTTATATCGTATATACAGAAAACTGCAGTGGTTTTGCGCATTTGTGGGCAGGATGTACAAAAACCTTGTACACAAGCTTTACCGCTTTGCCCGGGTTGCGGCTTGAAAAGCCGCCCACCCTATTATATAATAAACACAGGAATCTGTAAAATTCTGTCCTCAGGTTTAAAAAGAGGGCAGACCAAAAACATACAGGAGGCAACACAGATGAAAGTTCTGGTTATTAACTGCGGCTCTTCTTCCCTGAAGTATCAGCTGATCGATATGGACGGCGAGAAGGTGCTGTGCAAGGGCCTGTGCGAGCGCATTGGCATGGAAAGCAGCATGATCACCCACGAGGCCAACGGCCATAAGGCCACCACGCCCGCCATCTTCCCCACCCACACCGAGGCATTTGCCGAGGTCGTGAAGAAGATGACCACCGGCGAAGGCAAGTGCATCAACGACGTCAGCGAGATCGATGCCATCGGTCACCGTGTCGTGCACGGCGGCGAGAAGTTCAAGGAGAGCTGCCTGATCACCGACGAGGTCATCGAGACCATCCGCGAGCTGAGCCCTCTGGCTCCCCTGCACAACCCCGCCGGCATTCTGGGCATCGAGGCCGCACGCAAGGTGTTCGGCAACATCCCCATGGTGGCCGTGTTCGATACCGCTTTCCACAGCACCATGCCTCCGAAGGCTTATATGTACGCCATTCCGTATGAGTACTATGAGAAGTACGGCGTGCGCCGCTACGGCTTCCACGGCACCAGCCACAAGTACGTTGCTCACAAGGCTGCCGAGTATCTGGAAGAGCCCATTGAGCGCCTGAAGCTGATCACCTGCCATCTGGGCAACGGTTCCTCCATTGCCGCTGTGGATCAGGGCAAGGTCGTGGACACCTCCATGGGTATGACCCCGCTGGCCGGCCTGATGATGGGCACCCGCTGCGGCGACCTGGACCCCTCTGTGGTCAACTACCTGAAGTACACCCTGAACATCACCGGCCACGAGCTGGACGAGATCCTGAACAAGAAGTCCGGCCTGCTGGGCATCTCCGGTGTTTCCAGCGACAAGCGTGACGTGGAAGAGGCAGCTGCTGCCGGCAACAAGCGCGCACAGCTGGCTTCCGACATGCTGAACTATCAGATCAAGAAGACCGTTGGCGCTTACATCGCTGCAATGGGCGGCGTGGATGCCATCGTCTTCACCGGCGGCATCGGCGAGCACGATGCAATTGCCCGTGCAAAGGTCTGCCACCACATGGATTGGCTGGGCATCCGCATCGATACCGAGAAGAACAAGCACCCCGTGGGCGATGTGTGCGAGATCACTGCCTGGGGCGCAAAGGTGCGCACTCTGGTCATTGCTACCGATGAGGAGCTGATGATCGCCCGCGACACCAAGGAAGTCATTGAGAAGTAACCGTTTTCCAAAGGGCTTTGCAGGGGCTGCTGCACGGAATGTGCGGCAGCCCCTTTTCATCTTCCGGCAGTTATTTTACCCAAATCAGCCCTGTCGGATTGTGCTATCTATACAAATAACAAGGCGAATGGTTGTTTTTTGGTTGACAAATTTCAAAAAGAACGGTACAATAGAAAAGTCCTCAATTGGAGGACGTCCATTCATTCAAGCCCCTGGTAAGCTTACTGATCAGCGCGATGGTCCCAAAACCAAAGGTATGGTTACAATCCTTCCGTGGGCAAGAACTAACTAAAGAGGAGATACTACTATGTTTGAAGACAAGACTCTGGTCTGCAAGGACTGCGGTAAGGAATTTGTTTGGACTGCTGGTGAGCAGGAGTTCTACGCATCTCGCGGCTTCGAGAATCAGCCCCAGCGCTGCAAGCCCTGCCGTGACGCCCGCAAGAACGGCGGCGCACGCAGCAACAGCGGTGAGCGTCAGATGTTCGATGCTGTCTGCGCAGCTTGCGGCAAGGCTTGCAAGGTTCCCTTCCAGCCCCGTGAGGACCGTCCGGTCTACTGCTCTGACTGCTTCGCTCGCATGAAGCAGAACTAAGCGCTGATTTTTATTTAAATCGGTAACACAAGGCCCGCTGTCGAAAGGCAGCGGGCCTTTTTGTATTCAGAGCTTCTCCTGTCCGCTTACGCAGCCATGACGGAAGGAGTCTTTCACACCAGCGGCGCAATAAACTTGAGCAGGATGCCCGCCAGATGCAGCAGCTTTTTGCCCTGCCAGATACTTTCTTTCGTCTGCTCCACCCTGCGGCACCGGGTGAGCGTATCCTGAAAATCCGCTTCCATGTTGGCAATGCAGTCGGTGCCGCGCATCCAGACCGCGTTTTCAAAGTGATGGTACAGGCTGCGGTAGTCCAGATTGATGGTGCCCGCCACAGCTTCCACGCCGTCGGCGATCACGATCTTCGCATGGGTAAAGCCGGGCTGCCACTCGCTGATCTTCACACCCGAAGAAATCAGCGCCTTGTAGTGGGTCTTGGCCAGTGCATAAACGAACCACTTATCCGGCTTGCCGGGCAGGATCAGGTGCACATCCACACCGCGCTCTGCCGCAAAGCGCAGGGCCGTTTCCAGCTCGCCGTCTAAAATCAGATACGGCGTGATGATATGCACATACTTCCGGGCGCGGTTGAGCATATCCATGTACACCATTTCGCCCACCCGCTCACCGTCCAGCGGGCAGTCTCCGTAGGGCACCACAAAGCCCTTGGCGTTTGCTGCCGCCGGGATGGGATCGGACAGGAACTGCTCAAACTCTGGCTGGCGCTGGATGCTCCACATCTGCAAAAACAGTGCCGTCATGGAGCGCACGCCTTCGCCTTCCAGCATCAGGGCCGAGTCCTTCCAGCGGCCATACTTTTCTATGTGGTTGATGTACTCATCTGCCAGATTCACGCCGCCGGTAAAGCCCACCTGGCCATCAATGACCAGAATTTTGCGGTGGTCGCGGTAGTTGTAGTGGGTGGAAACGAAGGGCGTGACCGGCGAGAACACCTTGCACTGGATGCCCAGCGCTTCCAGCCGGCTGGGGTAATCCCGCGGCAGTGTGGAGAACTCACAGGTGCCGTCATACATCACCCGCACATCCACCCCCTGCGCCGCCTTGCGGGCCAGCACTTCCAGAATGCGGCCCCACATCAGGCCTTCATCCACGATGAAATATTCCAGAAAGATGTACTTTTTTGCCGTTTCCAGCTGGCGCAGCATTTCATCGAACATAGCTTCGCCGCCGTTGAAGTAGGTGGCCACCGTGTCGGCATAGACCGGAAAGCCGCCTCCCTTGCCCCGCAGATACCGTGCCAGCGGCATCGCTTCGGGTGCCTGCTCCTGCAAAAGCTCCACGGTCTGCTCATTCTGCGGCAGCTGGGCGCGGGTCTGGCCCTCCAGATCCAGCAGGCGGCGCTTCAGGGCATTGTGGCCCACATCACTTTTGGTGTACCAGAACAGCGGCACGCCCAGCACCGGCATCAGCGCTGTGACCACCAGCCATGTAATGCGCACGCTGTTGTCCATGTCCTGATTGAGCAGATAGACCATCATTGCCGCTGTTACCAGCAGGGTGCCGCCAAAATAATGCGGCAGCAGCTCGCCGAACCACTGCAGCAGGCTGAACAGCGCGAACGCCTGTAAAAGCAGCAGAACCAGCACTAGGCCAAAACGGCTGAAAATAGCGTGTACCACGCCCTTCTGTCCCCGTTTGAGCAGGCGGATGCCGCCATCCTCAAACACCCGGACCTTGTCCTTCATATTTTGCTGAAATTGTTTTTTCTGCATGGCATTTTCCTTATCTCACACATTTGCAGCCCTGGGGCTGTAAAAATGTGCCGGTTTGTGTTATGATGTACAGGAACAAACCCGCCCGGCGCTGTGTCCCGGACAGGCAGCTTTGCACCTATTATAATCCATTCCTGCCCTTTTTTCCACCCAAAGCGGCAGGATGATGCAGGAGGGACCCCTATGAATAATCTGATCATTGGCATTGCAGGCGGCTCCGGCAGCGGCAAGACCACCCTTGCTCTGCGGCTGAAGGAGCGTTTTGGCGAGGATGAAGTGCGCCTGATCTCCCACGACAGCTATTACAAGCGCCACGACGAGCTGCCCTTTGAGGAGCGCTGCAAGCTGAACTACGACCACCCGGATGCTTTTGACAACGCTTTGCTGATCTACCATCTGCAGGAGCTGAAGGCAGGCCGCGCCATCGACTGCCCGGTGTACGACTACTCCAACCACAACCGCAGCGACAAGGTACAGCACATTGAGCCCGCACCGGTTCTGATCGTGGAAGGCATCCTGCCCTTTGTGGAGCCGGAGCTGTGCGCCCTATTCGACTACAAGATCTATGTGGACACCGATGCCGACGAGCGCATCCTGCACCGTCTGGTACGCGACGTAAAGGAGCGCGGCCGCAGTCTGGACAGCGTGATCGAGCAGTACCTGACTACCGTCAAGCCTATGCACGAAGCCTTTGTGGAACCCAGCAAGCGCAACGCAGACATCATTGTACCCAACGGCGGCGAGAACACCGCTGCGGTGGAGATGCTGGCCCATCACATCCGCAACCTGATCGAGAAGGCAAATATGATGTAACGTCTTTACGATTTAAATGCCCTCCGCATTCGCTCTGGGCATATTCAGCGGAAATCTTATTTTTAGTTTCATCATGCACGCAAAAGGAGCCACTGCACAGGTTGTGCAATGGCTCCTTTTCTTTTGTTTTAGTGGATAGAGGTACGCACCAGTGCGCGCTTGAGACGCGCCTGAGCCAGCTCGTAGTCCCGCTTGTCGAGGTTCTTCTGCGCAAGGATCTCCTCCGCGCGCTTCTTGGAAGCCTCGGCGCGGGCCTGATCGATCTCCTCGGCCCACTCCCATGTGGTGGCGACCAGACGCACTTCGCCATCCAGCACGCTCAGCAGCCCGCCCATGCAGGCGGCGCGGCGGCGCTGGCCCTCGGCATCCACGATATGGGCTTCGCCCATGCCCAGCGCGGTGCAGTAATCCCCGTGTTTGGCAAGGATGGCCAGATCGCCGTCAATGGCGCGGCAGACGATGCGCTCGGCCTGCCCGTCAAAGGCGCAGCCGTCCGGCGTGACCACCGTCAGATGAAAGGTCGTCATGGTTTACCCTTTCTTCGCTTTTGCGAACACATCATCGATGGTGCCCGCGAACAGGAATGCGCTCTCGGGCAGCTCGTCGCACTCGCCGTTCAGGATCATCTTGAAGCCGCGCAGGGTCTCCTTGAGCGGCACATACTGGCCGGGCATACCGGTGAACTGCTCTGCCACGTGGAAGCTCTGGCTCAGGAAGCGCTGCACCTTGCGGGCGCGGCTGACCGTGCGCTTGTCTTCCTCGCTCAGCTCGTCCATGCCCATGATGGCAATGATGTCCTGCAGCTCCTTGTAGCGCTGCAGCACCTTCTGGACGGCGCGGGCGATCTCGTAGTGCTCCTGACCCACGACCTCCGGGCTGAGGATGCGGCTGGTGGAATCCAGCGGGTCCACAGCGGGATAGATGCCCTGCGAAGCAATGTCACGGCTCAGGACCGTGGTGGCATCCAGATGGGTAAAGGTGGTGGCAGGGGCCGGGTCGGTCAGGTCATCGGCGGGCACGTAGACGGCCTGCACCGAGGTGATGGAACCCTTGCGGGTGGAGGTGATGCGCTCCTGCAGAGCACCCATCTCGGTGGCCAGCGTGGGCTGGTAGCCGACGGCGGAAGGCATACGGCCCAGCAGTGCGGACACCTCAGAACCAGCCTGGGTGAAGCGGAAGATGTTATCAATGAAGAGCAGCACATCCTGATTCTTCACATCGCGGAAATACTCCGCCATGGTCAGGCCGGACAGTGCCACGCGCATACGGGCTCCTCGGGGTTCGTTCATCTGGCCATAGACCAGCGCAGTCTTGTTGATAACGCCGCTCTCGGTCATTTCACCATACAGGTCGTTGCCCTCACGGGTGCGCTCGCCAACGCCGGTGAACACCGAGTAGCCGTTGTGCTCGGTGGCAATGTTATAGATCAGCTCCTGGATCAGGACCGTCTTGCCGACGCCTGCACCGCCGAACAGACCGATCTTGCCGCCCTTTGCGTAGGGGCAGATCAGGTCCACGACCTTGATGCCGGTCTCGAGGATCTCGGTGGTGGACTGCTGCTCCTCGTAGCTGGGAGCAGGGCGGTGGATGGGCCAGTAGGCCTCCGGGGCCGGGGCGGGCTTGTTGTCCACGGGCTCACCCAGCAGGTTGAACACGCGGCCCAGACACTGGTCGCCCACGGGCACTTTGATGGGTTCGCCGGTATCCACGGCTTCGGTGCCGCGCACCAGACCATCGGTGCTGTTCATTGCAATGCAGCGCACCACGTTATCGCCGGTGTGCTGTGCCACCTCGACCACCAGCTTTTCGCCGTGGTTGTCGATCTCGATGGCGTTGAGCAGCTCCGGCAGCTGGCCATCTTCAAACTGGATGTCCAGCACCGGGCCGATGACCTGGAGCACCTTGCCGATATGTTTTTCGGACATAGGCTACAACTCCTTTTTGATAGGTTTTAAATCTCCGCGCCGGCCACGATCTCGGTGATCTCCTGCGTGATGGCAGCCTGACGGGCACGGTTATAATACAGGTTCAAATGGTCGATCATCTCACCGGCGTTCTTGGTGGCGGCATCCATGGCAGTGCGGCGGGCGGCAAGCTCACTTGCTACGCTCTCGCACACGGCACCGTAGACGATGCCTGCCACATACTCCGGGATGATCGCGCTGAATACTTCCTCGCTGCTGGGCTTGTACAGGATCTGGCTGCGGCGGGCATCCGCCTTCTGCTGCTCGGTAGGTTCGATGGACAGCGGCAGCACCTCCATGGTGGCTGCGGTCTGGGTCATCATGGAATCGAACCGGGTGTAGCAGATCTTTACCGCATCGTACTCGCCCTTGAGATATCCTTCCGTGATCTGGCGGGACAGCTGGAAGCACTCGCCCACCGAGACATCTGCCGCCAGCAGCACCTCCTGCGTGAACAGAGGCACCTCGTGATGGACGAAATACTCTGCCGAGCGCTTGCCGATGGGCAGCACCAGCACTTCGCCTTCTTCGGCCCCGGCCTGCTTGAGCACGTTGGAATTGTATCCACCGGCAAGGCCGCGGTCGCCTGCGATCACGATGAGCAGGGTGCGCTTCACTTCGTCACGGCGCAGGTAGGGGTTGCGGGCGCGGGGGTCGGCCGCGGCGATCTTGGTCAAAGTCTCATGCAGCGTTTCAAAGTAGGGGCGGCTGTGCTCCACCCGTTCCTTGGCGCGGCGCATTTTGGAGGAAGCCACCAGTTCCATTGCCTTGGTGATCTGCATGGTGCTCTCTACGCTTTTGATGCGCAGCTTGATGTCTTTCATGGAACCAGCCATGCGTTACGCCTCCTTCCTTAGTGCGCCTTGACGAAGCTGTCGGTATAGGCTGTGAGCACGCTCTTAAGCTGCTCCTCAGTGTCCTTATCCAGATTGCCGGTGGTGCGGATGGTCTCCATGACGGCGGCACCCGCAGCATTGTTGTCCAGATATTCGTACAGGCCCTTCTCATACTCGGCCACGTCCGGCACCTTGACCTTCACAAGGTGATCGTGAATGGTCGCATACAGGATGGCCACCTGCTTTTCCACAGGCACGGGAGCGGAGCGGTTCTGCTTGAGCACTTCCACGATGCGCTCGCCCTGTGCAAGGCGGGCCTTGGTGTCGGCATCCAGATCGGAACCGAACTGTGCAAAGCTCTGCAGCTCGCGGTACTGGGAGTAGATCAGCTTCAGGGTGCCGGCGACCTTCTTCATGGCCTTGATCTGGGCATTGCCGCCCACGCGGGACACCGAGATGCCGGGGTTGACTGCCGGCATGACACCGGAGTGGAACAGCTCCGTCTCCAGGAAGATCTGACCATCGGTGATGGAAATGACATTCGTGGGGATGTAGGCGGAAACATCGCCCGCCTGCGTCTCGATGATGGGCAGAGCCGTCAGGCTGCCGCCGCCCAGCTCATTGGAGAGCTTGGCCGCGCGTTCCAGCAGACGGGAGTGCAGATAGAACACGTCGCCGGGGTAAGCCTCACGTCCCGGGGGACGGCGGATCAGCAGCGACAGTGCACGGTAGGCCACAGCGTGCTTGGACAGATCGTCGTAGATGATGAGGACATGCTTGCCCTGATGCATGAAATATTCGCCCATGGCACAGCCGGAGTAGGGTGCGATATACTGCAGGGGCGAAAGCTCGGATGCCGTTGCGGACACCACGATGGTGTAGCCCATAGCACCGGCCTCGGTCAGGCTCTGCACAAGGTTTGCCACGGTAGAGCGCTTCTGACCGATGGCAACGTAAATGCAGATGACGTCCTTGCCCTTCTGGTTGATGATAGTATCGGAGGCGATGGTGGTCTTGCCGGTCTGGCGGTCGCCGATGATCAGCTCGCGCTGGCCGCGGCCAATGGGGATCATGGAGTCGATGGCCTTGATGCCGGTCTGCAGCGGCTCCTTGACCGGCTGACGGTCGATGATGCCGGGAGCGCGGCTTTCAATGGCGCGGAACTCGGTGGTCTCGATGGGGCCTGCGCCGTCGATGGGCTGGCCCAGCGCATTGACCACGCGGCCGATCATGGCTTCGCCCACCGGCACGGACACCACCTTGCCGGTGCGCTTGACAGTGCTGCCTTCCTTGATGCCGACGTCGGAGCCCAGCAGAACGATGGAGACGGTGTTCTCCTCCAGATTCTGGGCCATGCCGTATTCGCCGTTATCAAACTGAAGCAGCTCACCTGCCATGCACTTTTCCAGACCACTGGCGCGGGCGATGCCATCGCCCACCATAATGACCGTGCCGGTCTCGCTCTGCTCAATG
Above is a genomic segment from Faecalibacterium taiwanense containing:
- the atpG gene encoding ATP synthase F1 subunit gamma gives rise to the protein MAGSMKDIKLRIKSVESTMQITKAMELVASSKMRRAKERVEHSRPYFETLHETLTKIAAADPRARNPYLRRDEVKRTLLIVIAGDRGLAGGYNSNVLKQAGAEEGEVLVLPIGKRSAEYFVHHEVPLFTQEVLLAADVSVGECFQLSRQITEGYLKGEYDAVKICYTRFDSMMTQTAATMEVLPLSIEPTEQQKADARRSQILYKPSSEEVFSAIIPEYVAGIVYGAVCESVASELAARRTAMDAATKNAGEMIDHLNLYYNRARQAAITQEITEIVAGAEI
- a CDS encoding phospholipase D-like domain-containing protein codes for the protein MQKKQFQQNMKDKVRVFEDGGIRLLKRGQKGVVHAIFSRFGLVLVLLLLQAFALFSLLQWFGELLPHYFGGTLLVTAAMMVYLLNQDMDNSVRITWLVVTALMPVLGVPLFWYTKSDVGHNALKRRLLDLEGQTRAQLPQNEQTVELLQEQAPEAMPLARYLRGKGGGFPVYADTVATYFNGGEAMFDEMLRQLETAKKYIFLEYFIVDEGLMWGRILEVLARKAAQGVDVRVMYDGTCEFSTLPRDYPSRLEALGIQCKVFSPVTPFVSTHYNYRDHRKILVIDGQVGFTGGVNLADEYINHIEKYGRWKDSALMLEGEGVRSMTALFLQMWSIQRQPEFEQFLSDPIPAAANAKGFVVPYGDCPLDGERVGEMVYMDMLNRARKYVHIITPYLILDGELETALRFAAERGVDVHLILPGKPDKWFVYALAKTHYKALISSGVKISEWQPGFTHAKIVIADGVEAVAGTINLDYRSLYHHFENAVWMRGTDCIANMEADFQDTLTRCRRVEQTKESIWQGKKLLHLAGILLKFIAPLV
- the atpC gene encoding ATP synthase F1 subunit epsilon; translated protein: MTTFHLTVVTPDGCAFDGQAERIVCRAIDGDLAILAKHGDYCTALGMGEAHIVDAEGQRRRAACMGGLLSVLDGEVRLVATTWEWAEEIDQARAEASKKRAEEILAQKNLDKRDYELAQARLKRALVRTSIH
- a CDS encoding zinc-ribbon domain containing protein; protein product: MFEDKTLVCKDCGKEFVWTAGEQEFYASRGFENQPQRCKPCRDARKNGGARSNSGERQMFDAVCAACGKACKVPFQPREDRPVYCSDCFARMKQN
- a CDS encoding nucleotidyltransferase family protein, giving the protein MRSCTGLPQLLDALTTVRYPRARMRRLAMDAALGYAAETVPALPPYLHLLGARREALVLLKHASLPLSHSMAKLEKENDACARMAAAQAGASDFGALCRRVPGPMGGVYRQKIIFLTN
- a CDS encoding nucleotidyltransferase family protein gives rise to the protein MKFAGIIAEYDPFHNGHAWQLAQAKALGAQHVAVAMSCGLTQRGALPLLPEAVRVQAALQCGADLIFALPAPCACAGAEAFARAGVRILAAAGCDALVFGAETPDAALLMEAARVLNSEAYRTELKRRLAAGARSFAAARQAAVEALCPGTALAALLDKPNNNLAVEYCKAILEQEAPMTPVPLPRVGAGHGQALAESGHAQFASASALRALWAEQGADALTPYVPEKALELYKKAEIDGMYTDYAAAGRCELALLRAACARPEPFAAVRGVSEGWTTGWRTPCAAAPACPSCWTR
- the atpA gene encoding F0F1 ATP synthase subunit alpha; its protein translation is MQLKPEEISKIIRAQIKHYENAIEQSETGTVIMVGDGIARASGLEKCMAGELLQFDNGEYGMAQNLEENTVSIVLLGSDVGIKEGSTVKRTGKVVSVPVGEAMIGRVVNALGQPIDGAGPIETTEFRAIESRAPGIIDRQPVKEPLQTGIKAIDSMIPIGRGQRELIIGDRQTGKTTIASDTIINQKGKDVICIYVAIGQKRSTVANLVQSLTEAGAMGYTIVVSATASELSPLQYIAPYSGCAMGEYFMHQGKHVLIIYDDLSKHAVAYRALSLLIRRPPGREAYPGDVFYLHSRLLERAAKLSNELGGGSLTALPIIETQAGDVSAYIPTNVISITDGQIFLETELFHSGVMPAVNPGISVSRVGGNAQIKAMKKVAGTLKLIYSQYRELQSFAQFGSDLDADTKARLAQGERIVEVLKQNRSAPVPVEKQVAILYATIHDHLVKVKVPDVAEYEKGLYEYLDNNAAGAAVMETIRTTGNLDKDTEEQLKSVLTAYTDSFVKAH
- the udk gene encoding uridine kinase, which translates into the protein MNNLIIGIAGGSGSGKTTLALRLKERFGEDEVRLISHDSYYKRHDELPFEERCKLNYDHPDAFDNALLIYHLQELKAGRAIDCPVYDYSNHNRSDKVQHIEPAPVLIVEGILPFVEPELCALFDYKIYVDTDADERILHRLVRDVKERGRSLDSVIEQYLTTVKPMHEAFVEPSKRNADIIVPNGGENTAAVEMLAHHIRNLIEKANMM
- the atpD gene encoding F0F1 ATP synthase subunit beta; translation: MSEKHIGKVLQVIGPVLDIQFEDGQLPELLNAIEIDNHGEKLVVEVAQHTGDNVVRCIAMNSTDGLVRGTEAVDTGEPIKVPVGDQCLGRVFNLLGEPVDNKPAPAPEAYWPIHRPAPSYEEQQSTTEILETGIKVVDLICPYAKGGKIGLFGGAGVGKTVLIQELIYNIATEHNGYSVFTGVGERTREGNDLYGEMTESGVINKTALVYGQMNEPRGARMRVALSGLTMAEYFRDVKNQDVLLFIDNIFRFTQAGSEVSALLGRMPSAVGYQPTLATEMGALQERITSTRKGSITSVQAVYVPADDLTDPAPATTFTHLDATTVLSRDIASQGIYPAVDPLDSTSRILSPEVVGQEHYEIARAVQKVLQRYKELQDIIAIMGMDELSEEDKRTVSRARKVQRFLSQSFHVAEQFTGMPGQYVPLKETLRGFKMILNGECDELPESAFLFAGTIDDVFAKAKKG
- a CDS encoding acetate/propionate family kinase → MKVLVINCGSSSLKYQLIDMDGEKVLCKGLCERIGMESSMITHEANGHKATTPAIFPTHTEAFAEVVKKMTTGEGKCINDVSEIDAIGHRVVHGGEKFKESCLITDEVIETIRELSPLAPLHNPAGILGIEAARKVFGNIPMVAVFDTAFHSTMPPKAYMYAIPYEYYEKYGVRRYGFHGTSHKYVAHKAAEYLEEPIERLKLITCHLGNGSSIAAVDQGKVVDTSMGMTPLAGLMMGTRCGDLDPSVVNYLKYTLNITGHELDEILNKKSGLLGISGVSSDKRDVEEAAAAGNKRAQLASDMLNYQIKKTVGAYIAAMGGVDAIVFTGGIGEHDAIARAKVCHHMDWLGIRIDTEKNKHPVGDVCEITAWGAKVRTLVIATDEELMIARDTKEVIEK
- a CDS encoding NAD(P)-dependent oxidoreductase: MALHVLDEANRCLGCKKPLCQQGCPIHTNIPEVIRLLKANQMDEAGRMLFENNPLTTVCALVCNHENQCEGHCVRNRMPSHDPVHFSIIEDYISTTYANKMTAGPAPKNGMKAAVVGSGPAGLTIAVLLARWGYDVTIFDARDKIGGVMRYGIPNYRLPDSVLDDFQYRHLELKGIKVRPNTTIGKTITIDDLFRDGYKSVFIGAGLWKANAMHIKGETLGNVAFGIDYLANSKAFRLGDDIAVIGVGNSAMDCARTAIRNGARHVTCYARRDESCISASEYEVSYAKLEGVGFRFCKAPVEIRENGLICRDTVKGEDGRFTQVEGSEIFYPHTGVIVSVSQGSESNLVKTTTGIETNQKGLLTVSEDGSTTREGVFAGGDAVMGARTVVEAVAVAKKVAESMDAYMKSLPAEEVADPYANIPVFQTPTSDVLAKQEI